The Calditerrivibrio nitroreducens DSM 19672 genome window below encodes:
- the trpA gene encoding tryptophan synthase subunit alpha encodes MKGAYILADYPDRDLFIREFEYLCRSKVDFIEIGLPFNDPVADGPIIAKASNEVAERGYDIDDIVDVIKLNNSKKIYIMTYANIIYNYGFERFSKRFESILDGVIVADLPNIGHEFFIKKGFSLPLIPFATPESREKDLKKLNDFNGDFVYFIGIRGITGGEVDFKSENIKMKYSEIKSFTDKKVIIGFGVKGVDDVSTILSYADGFVIGTEIVKRQDDFDEFKRYVDKIYL; translated from the coding sequence ATGAAAGGTGCATATATTTTGGCAGATTACCCAGATAGGGATCTTTTTATTAGAGAGTTTGAATATCTATGTAGATCTAAAGTAGATTTTATCGAAATAGGTTTACCGTTTAACGATCCGGTGGCAGATGGACCAATTATAGCAAAAGCCTCCAATGAAGTGGCTGAAAGAGGTTATGATATAGATGATATAGTAGATGTAATTAAATTAAACAACAGTAAAAAAATTTATATAATGACGTATGCAAATATCATTTATAATTATGGCTTTGAGAGGTTTTCCAAAAGATTTGAATCTATTTTAGATGGGGTTATTGTGGCGGATTTACCCAACATTGGTCATGAATTTTTTATAAAAAAGGGATTTTCTCTGCCTCTTATCCCTTTTGCAACGCCGGAATCCAGGGAAAAAGATTTAAAAAAACTAAACGATTTTAATGGGGATTTTGTTTATTTCATAGGGATTAGAGGGATTACTGGAGGGGAAGTGGATTTCAAAAGTGAAAATATAAAGATGAAATATAGTGAGATAAAAAGTTTTACAGATAAAAAAGTTATTATAGGTTTTGGTGTGAAGGGTGTAGATGATGTCTCTACAATTTTATCTTACGCTGATGGCTTCGTAATAGGCACTGAAATAGTAAAAAGACAGGATGATTTTGACGAATTTAAAAGGTATGTGGATAAAATATATTTATAA
- a CDS encoding fumarate hydratase, giving the protein MATPEFYYQDPFPLGPDKTEYRLLSKEGVTVSEFEGKPILKIDPEVLTYLTNQAFRDVSFLLRKEHNEMVAKILSDPEASQNDKGVALAFLRNAEVSAKFELPLCQDTGTATVVAKKGQQVWTGANDAEYISKGVYKTYTEENLRYSQTVALDMYTEKNTGTNLPAQIDIYATEGMEYKFLFVAKGGGSANKTYLYQETKALLTPEKLEKFLIEKMKTIGTAACPPYHLAFVIGGTSAEACLKTVKLASAKYLDALPTKGNEHGQAFRDIELEEKLLKAAQQLGIGAQFGGKYFCHDIRVIRLPRHGASCPVGMGVSCSADRNIKAKINKDGIWLEELDRNPGRLIPEQYRGKHSHGVKIDLNRPMKEVLAELSKYEVATPLLLTGTLVVARDIAHAKFKELIDSGKGVPQYLKDHPVYYAGPAKTPTGKPSGSFGPTTAGRMDSYVDLLQSHGASMIMIAKGNRSQQVTDACKKYGGFYLGSIGGPAAILAEENIKKVECIDFPELGMEAVWKIEVVDFPAFILVDDKGNDFFKKLGL; this is encoded by the coding sequence ATGGCCACACCAGAATTTTACTATCAAGATCCCTTCCCCCTTGGACCAGATAAAACAGAGTATCGTCTACTGTCCAAAGAGGGGGTAACTGTTAGCGAATTTGAAGGGAAACCTATCTTAAAAATTGATCCTGAGGTTCTCACATATCTTACTAATCAAGCTTTTAGAGATGTGTCTTTCCTTTTGAGAAAAGAGCACAATGAAATGGTGGCAAAGATCCTTTCTGATCCCGAAGCATCACAGAACGATAAAGGTGTTGCGCTTGCATTTTTGAGAAATGCTGAAGTGTCAGCCAAATTTGAGTTACCCCTTTGTCAGGATACTGGTACTGCCACTGTGGTTGCGAAAAAAGGGCAGCAGGTATGGACTGGTGCGAATGACGCAGAGTATATCAGTAAAGGGGTTTATAAAACCTACACAGAGGAAAATTTGAGATATTCCCAAACAGTTGCACTTGATATGTATACCGAGAAAAATACCGGTACAAATCTTCCGGCGCAGATAGATATATACGCCACTGAGGGGATGGAATACAAATTTTTATTTGTGGCTAAAGGTGGTGGAAGTGCTAACAAAACTTATCTGTATCAGGAGACAAAAGCACTTCTTACTCCAGAGAAGCTTGAAAAATTTTTGATAGAAAAAATGAAAACGATAGGTACCGCTGCATGCCCTCCTTACCACCTTGCTTTTGTGATTGGCGGTACAAGTGCTGAAGCATGTTTGAAGACGGTTAAACTTGCCTCAGCAAAATATCTTGATGCCCTTCCCACAAAAGGTAATGAGCATGGGCAGGCTTTTAGAGATATAGAGCTTGAAGAAAAGCTTTTAAAAGCAGCTCAGCAGTTAGGTATAGGTGCTCAGTTTGGTGGTAAATATTTCTGTCATGATATAAGAGTGATAAGGCTTCCACGACATGGTGCATCTTGCCCTGTGGGGATGGGAGTGTCCTGTTCAGCTGATAGGAATATAAAGGCTAAAATAAACAAGGATGGTATTTGGCTTGAGGAGTTGGATAGAAATCCTGGTAGATTGATTCCAGAACAATACAGAGGTAAGCATAGTCATGGTGTTAAAATAGATCTGAATAGGCCAATGAAAGAGGTTCTGGCAGAGCTTTCGAAATATGAAGTGGCTACACCTTTATTACTTACCGGTACACTTGTAGTCGCAAGAGATATTGCCCATGCCAAATTTAAGGAGCTTATCGATTCTGGTAAAGGTGTGCCTCAATATCTTAAAGATCATCCGGTATATTATGCTGGACCAGCTAAAACTCCTACTGGCAAGCCATCTGGATCTTTCGGTCCCACTACGGCAGGTAGGATGGATTCATATGTGGATCTTTTACAGTCCCACGGTGCCTCAATGATTATGATTGCAAAGGGTAATAGAAGTCAGCAGGTAACAGATGCCTGTAAGAAATATGGTGGTTTTTACCTCGGCTCTATTGGTGGCCCTGCAGCAATACTTGCTGAGGAGAATATCAAAAAGGTCGAGTGTATAGATTTCCCTGAATTAGGTATGGAAGCTGTGTGGAAGATTGAGGTTGTGGATTTTCCTGCTTTTATCCTTGTGGATGATAAAGGAAATGATTTTTTCAAAAAATTAGGGCTTTAA
- a CDS encoding proline--tRNA ligase, which translates to MRLSKYFVPTLRENPSDAEVVSHKLMVRAGMIRKVAAGIYNYLPMGLRVIRKVENIIRKYMNEAGAIEILMPAVVPAELWKESGRWNVYGKELLRFKDRHDRDFCMGPTHEEVVTDIVRNEIKSYKDLPVNLYQIQTKFRDEVRPRFGLMRGREFIMKDAYSFDVDDEGAEKSYGLMRDAYCKIFESCGLKYKVVEADSGAIGGNFSHEFMVTAETGEDFVISCDSCDYAANVEKAPVIDNFEEDDEVEKPIEKIETKNQKTVEEVAKFLNVETKKVVKTMILKAGDEIVAVMIRGDHELNLAKIKNFLNAPFVEFATPEEIVKATNGPLGFSGPIGINVKIYADNAVKKLKNYVVGGNEKDIHLINVNHTRDFKVTAFSDFINAKPGDKCPKCGGTYVITKGIEVGHIFKLGTKYSKSMNATYLDKDGKQQYIVMGCYGIGVGRTAAAAIEQNHDEKGIIWPIQIAPFEVVIIPINTDDEDVVNLSETLYKKLLKKNVEVIIDDRNERAGVKFNDADLVGYPIRVNIGKKTLENGEVEIVIRKTGDKINCKKDDALSEILRIREELYNNKI; encoded by the coding sequence ATGCGTCTTTCTAAATATTTTGTGCCTACTTTAAGGGAAAACCCTTCAGATGCGGAGGTTGTTAGTCACAAGTTGATGGTAAGAGCTGGAATGATAAGAAAGGTTGCTGCTGGTATCTATAATTATCTTCCCATGGGATTGAGAGTAATAAGAAAAGTAGAAAATATTATCCGAAAATATATGAATGAGGCTGGTGCCATTGAGATATTGATGCCTGCTGTTGTACCTGCAGAGCTATGGAAGGAAAGTGGTAGATGGAATGTTTATGGGAAAGAGCTACTAAGGTTCAAAGATAGGCATGATAGAGATTTCTGTATGGGTCCCACTCACGAGGAGGTGGTAACCGATATAGTAAGAAATGAGATAAAATCTTACAAAGATCTCCCCGTAAATCTCTACCAAATACAGACAAAATTTAGAGATGAGGTAAGACCAAGATTTGGATTGATGAGGGGTAGGGAATTTATAATGAAGGATGCTTACTCATTTGATGTGGATGACGAAGGGGCAGAAAAAAGTTATGGTTTAATGAGAGATGCGTATTGTAAGATTTTTGAGTCTTGTGGATTGAAATATAAGGTTGTGGAAGCTGATTCTGGGGCTATAGGTGGTAACTTTTCCCATGAATTTATGGTTACTGCTGAGACGGGTGAAGATTTTGTGATCAGCTGTGATAGCTGTGATTATGCGGCTAACGTTGAAAAAGCACCTGTTATAGACAATTTTGAAGAGGATGATGAAGTAGAAAAGCCTATCGAAAAGATTGAGACAAAAAATCAGAAAACGGTTGAAGAGGTAGCAAAATTTTTAAATGTCGAAACTAAAAAAGTTGTTAAAACGATGATTTTAAAAGCTGGGGATGAGATCGTGGCGGTGATGATTAGAGGGGATCATGAGCTTAATCTCGCAAAAATTAAGAATTTTCTTAATGCACCGTTTGTGGAATTTGCAACTCCGGAAGAGATTGTCAAAGCCACCAATGGTCCTCTTGGTTTTTCAGGTCCCATAGGTATAAATGTGAAAATATATGCAGATAATGCAGTGAAAAAATTAAAAAATTATGTTGTTGGTGGTAATGAAAAAGACATACATCTTATAAATGTAAATCATACAAGAGATTTTAAGGTTACTGCCTTTTCCGATTTTATAAATGCCAAACCTGGTGATAAATGTCCGAAATGTGGTGGAACGTATGTTATTACTAAAGGGATTGAAGTTGGCCATATTTTTAAGCTTGGTACGAAGTATTCCAAAAGTATGAATGCCACATACCTTGATAAGGATGGAAAACAGCAATATATCGTTATGGGATGTTACGGTATTGGCGTGGGTAGAACTGCAGCCGCAGCAATTGAACAAAACCATGATGAAAAGGGTATTATATGGCCTATACAGATAGCTCCTTTTGAAGTTGTGATAATACCTATAAATACAGATGATGAAGATGTCGTAAATCTATCAGAAACTCTTTATAAGAAATTGTTGAAAAAAAATGTAGAAGTGATAATCGATGATAGGAATGAAAGGGCAGGGGTTAAGTTTAACGATGCTGATCTAGTGGGCTATCCCATAAGAGTTAACATAGGTAAGAAAACCCTTGAAAATGGTGAAGTGGAGATTGTCATAAGAAAAACAGGGGATAAGATAAACTGTAAAAAGGATGATGCACTATCGGAGATTTTGAGAATAAGGGAAGAACTGTATAACAATAAGATATAA
- a CDS encoding indole-3-glycerol phosphate synthase TrpC: MNNKLLEIVNYKKEYVKRLPRIELKRNKAILDPRKFLLNNPIIAEFKKASPSAGIINDGISLEERVLEYQRSGAGMVSVLTDEKFFGGSFEYLSKASQILSIPTLCKDFIISEIQIDYAYSCGADAVLLIAAILDDKLLHQLVYYAKKLSLNILLEIHTELEYERVKDLSVEMIGVNSRNLDTFQIDKNNAAMIISKVKHDFVVAESGIEDENDLKMFKIAGAKGFLIGTSLMRSKNLADTFTKLYRGLKDVC; this comes from the coding sequence ATGAATAATAAACTATTGGAGATAGTAAACTACAAAAAAGAGTATGTAAAAAGATTACCAAGAATAGAATTAAAAAGAAACAAAGCTATTCTGGATCCGAGAAAGTTTCTTTTAAATAATCCGATTATAGCTGAATTTAAAAAGGCTTCACCATCTGCTGGCATTATAAATGACGGGATTAGTCTGGAAGAGCGTGTGCTGGAGTATCAGCGTTCTGGTGCAGGTATGGTAAGTGTTTTAACTGATGAAAAATTTTTTGGAGGTTCGTTTGAATATCTATCAAAAGCATCTCAGATCCTTTCGATACCGACTCTTTGTAAAGATTTTATCATATCCGAGATTCAAATAGATTATGCATATAGTTGTGGAGCAGATGCTGTTTTGCTTATAGCAGCGATATTGGATGATAAACTGTTGCATCAACTTGTTTATTACGCAAAAAAACTTTCTCTTAATATACTTCTGGAGATTCATACGGAATTGGAGTATGAAAGGGTGAAAGATTTAAGTGTTGAGATGATTGGTGTAAACTCAAGGAATCTTGATACATTTCAGATAGACAAAAATAATGCTGCTATGATTATCAGTAAGGTTAAACACGATTTTGTGGTGGCGGAAAGTGGAATAGAGGATGAAAACGATTTAAAAATGTTTAAAATAGCTGGGGCAAAGGGATTTTTGATAGGCACCTCTTTGATGAGGTCTAAAAATTTAGCTGATACTTTCACGAAACTTTATAGAGGCTTGAAAGATGTTTGTTAA
- the acnB gene encoding bifunctional aconitate hydratase 2/2-methylisocitrate dehydratase, whose protein sequence is MFDQYLKHVEERKAMGIPPLPLSPEMTAEVCKALENPEKGKEEFLLSLLRDRVSPGVDPAAEVKANWLAKVVRGEVKSPLVSKEDAIFMLGTMIGGYNVAPLVEALKDPSLAKSAANALKNVILVYGAFDEVAELSKTNQYAKEVIESWANGEWFTSKPDLPKEIKLKVYKVDGEINTDDFSPAKHAFSRPDIPLHALAMGETRFPGGIQEIANFRAEGYQVAFVGDVVGTGSSRKSACNSLMWHIGEDIPFVPNKRRGGIVIGGLIAPIFFNTTQDSGGLPIMCDVTGMKTGDVIIIDTVKMEIRKENGEVLTKFELKPATIRDEFRAGGRLNLIIGRALTNKARAFLGLGESDLFVKAQNPVPKPGQGYTLAQKIVGKACGLPGVLPGTACEPKMTTVGSQDTTGPMTADELKELACLRFQADLFMQSFCHTAAYPKPADVKMHKTLPSFVIARGGVSLKPGDGVIHSWLNRLLLPDTVGTGGDSHTRFPIGISFPAGSGLVAFAGALGFMPLDMPESVLVKFKGKLNPGITLRDVVNAIPYVAIKQGLLTVAKKGKKNIFNGRILEMEGLPDLTVEQAFELTDAAAERSAAAATIKLSENSVADFLKSNIALMKEMIAEGYQDAETLKRRIAACEKWLEKPELLSRDENAEYAAVIEIDLSEIKEPILACPNDPDDVKLLSEVAGDKIDEVFIGSCMTNIGHFRAAGKIWEKEKEAPTRIWLTPPTKMDAAQLMREGYYSIYSNIGARTEIPGCSLCMGNQARVRSKSTVISTSTRNFDDRMGDGARVYLGSAELAAIAALLGKLPTPEDYFKYMNERVEPKKTEIYKYLEFHKMGNFKLTYVD, encoded by the coding sequence ATATTTGATCAGTATCTAAAACATGTGGAAGAAAGAAAAGCTATGGGTATACCCCCCCTACCTCTCTCACCAGAGATGACCGCAGAGGTATGCAAGGCATTGGAAAACCCTGAAAAAGGTAAAGAAGAGTTTTTACTTTCACTTCTTAGAGATAGAGTCTCCCCTGGTGTTGATCCAGCTGCAGAGGTCAAAGCAAATTGGCTTGCGAAAGTAGTTAGAGGCGAGGTAAAATCCCCCCTTGTTTCAAAAGAAGATGCCATCTTTATGCTTGGAACAATGATAGGTGGTTACAACGTAGCTCCTCTTGTTGAAGCTTTAAAAGATCCATCTCTTGCTAAATCTGCCGCAAATGCACTTAAAAATGTTATCCTTGTTTACGGTGCTTTTGACGAAGTGGCCGAATTATCAAAAACAAATCAATACGCAAAAGAAGTTATTGAATCCTGGGCAAACGGTGAATGGTTTACATCAAAGCCAGATCTACCAAAAGAGATTAAGTTAAAAGTGTACAAAGTAGATGGGGAAATCAACACAGATGATTTCTCCCCAGCAAAACATGCTTTTAGTAGACCGGATATACCCCTTCATGCTCTTGCTATGGGTGAAACAAGATTCCCTGGTGGTATTCAGGAAATAGCAAATTTTAGAGCAGAGGGCTATCAGGTGGCATTCGTTGGTGATGTTGTTGGTACAGGTTCTTCAAGAAAATCCGCCTGCAACTCTCTGATGTGGCACATCGGTGAAGATATCCCATTTGTACCAAACAAAAGAAGAGGTGGTATAGTAATAGGTGGACTTATCGCCCCAATCTTTTTCAATACTACGCAGGATTCTGGTGGTCTTCCCATCATGTGCGATGTAACAGGAATGAAAACAGGTGATGTAATTATAATAGATACTGTAAAGATGGAAATCAGAAAAGAAAATGGTGAAGTTCTCACAAAATTTGAGTTAAAACCAGCAACTATCAGGGATGAATTTAGAGCTGGAGGAAGACTCAATCTCATAATTGGTAGAGCTCTTACAAACAAAGCAAGAGCCTTTTTGGGACTTGGCGAATCTGATCTCTTCGTAAAAGCTCAAAACCCAGTCCCAAAACCAGGTCAGGGATACACTCTTGCTCAAAAGATAGTAGGTAAAGCTTGTGGTTTGCCGGGGGTTCTTCCAGGAACTGCATGTGAACCAAAAATGACCACAGTAGGCTCCCAGGATACCACTGGACCAATGACAGCAGACGAACTCAAAGAGCTTGCATGTCTTAGATTCCAGGCTGATCTCTTTATGCAGTCTTTCTGCCATACTGCTGCTTATCCAAAGCCTGCTGATGTAAAGATGCATAAAACTCTCCCATCATTTGTGATAGCAAGGGGTGGTGTATCTCTTAAACCAGGTGATGGTGTAATTCATTCATGGTTGAATAGATTACTTCTACCTGATACAGTAGGTACAGGTGGTGATTCCCACACAAGATTCCCAATAGGGATATCATTCCCGGCAGGTTCTGGTCTCGTTGCCTTTGCAGGGGCCCTTGGTTTTATGCCACTTGACATGCCAGAATCTGTGCTGGTGAAATTTAAAGGTAAATTAAATCCAGGAATTACTTTAAGAGATGTGGTAAATGCGATACCCTACGTTGCTATCAAACAGGGTCTTCTCACCGTTGCGAAAAAAGGTAAGAAAAATATTTTCAATGGTAGAATACTTGAAATGGAAGGTTTACCAGACCTCACTGTTGAACAGGCATTCGAACTTACAGATGCCGCAGCCGAAAGATCAGCTGCCGCTGCCACAATTAAGCTTTCTGAGAACTCAGTAGCAGATTTTCTTAAAAGCAACATAGCCCTTATGAAAGAGATGATTGCTGAGGGGTATCAGGATGCCGAAACACTCAAGAGAAGGATTGCCGCATGTGAAAAATGGCTGGAAAAACCTGAGCTTCTCTCAAGGGATGAAAATGCAGAATACGCCGCAGTGATAGAAATTGACCTTTCTGAGATAAAAGAGCCTATCCTTGCATGTCCAAACGACCCTGATGACGTAAAACTTCTTTCTGAAGTTGCAGGGGATAAAATAGATGAGGTGTTTATCGGCTCATGTATGACAAATATTGGACACTTCAGAGCTGCTGGTAAAATATGGGAAAAAGAGAAAGAGGCTCCCACAAGGATCTGGCTAACTCCACCCACAAAGATGGATGCAGCCCAACTAATGAGAGAAGGCTACTATTCAATCTATTCAAATATAGGAGCAAGAACAGAAATTCCAGGCTGCTCACTCTGCATGGGTAACCAGGCAAGGGTTAGATCAAAATCGACTGTAATTTCCACATCCACAAGGAATTTTGATGATAGAATGGGTGATGGTGCAAGAGTTTACTTAGGATCTGCAGAGCTTGCAGCTATAGCTGCACTATTAGGTAAGCTCCCAACACCTGAAGATTATTTCAAATATATGAACGAAAGGGTGGAGCCTAAGAAAACAGAAATTTATAAATACCTTGAATTTCATAAGATGGGTAATTTTAAGTTAACTTATGTTGACTAA
- the pyrF gene encoding orotidine-5'-phosphate decarboxylase, giving the protein MSKIIVALDFNEFKDAKTIIDDTSDLLEYYKVGLESYISCGEKLINYLKEKEKKIFLDLKFHDIPNTVSAATIASLKYGVDMLNMHAQGGVEMMKNTVDSVSEYCYKNGLNKPILLAVTLLTSLDKNYMRDYGIDFNSTDEYVLHLAKKSKLAGLDGVVSSPKETTMIKSNIGADFITVTPGIRPAYEQLGDQKRVMTPKEAKLVGTDYMVIGRPITKAKDPKGAVIKILEELND; this is encoded by the coding sequence ATGAGTAAAATTATAGTTGCTCTGGATTTCAATGAATTTAAAGATGCTAAAACAATAATAGATGATACTTCAGATTTATTGGAATATTATAAGGTTGGACTTGAAAGCTATATCTCTTGTGGAGAAAAATTAATTAATTATTTGAAAGAGAAGGAGAAAAAAATTTTTTTAGATTTGAAATTTCATGATATCCCCAATACCGTTTCTGCTGCCACCATAGCCTCTTTAAAATATGGGGTTGATATGCTGAATATGCATGCCCAGGGCGGAGTGGAGATGATGAAAAATACTGTAGATTCTGTATCTGAATACTGCTATAAGAATGGTTTAAATAAGCCTATTCTACTTGCAGTGACACTTTTGACGTCCCTTGATAAAAATTACATGAGGGATTATGGAATAGATTTTAATTCAACGGATGAATACGTGTTACATCTTGCAAAAAAATCAAAATTAGCTGGACTTGATGGTGTTGTTTCTTCACCGAAAGAGACTACAATGATAAAGAGTAATATTGGCGCAGATTTTATAACAGTTACTCCTGGTATAAGACCAGCATACGAACAACTTGGAGACCAGAAAAGGGTTATGACCCCTAAAGAAGCAAAACTGGTTGGAACAGATTATATGGTTATAGGTAGACCCATAACAAAGGCCAAAGACCCGAAAGGTGCGGTAATAAAAATTTTGGAGGAATTAAATGACTGA
- the trpB gene encoding tryptophan synthase subunit beta, whose product MKGFFGEFGGQFVAETLIPALDQLEEAFESFKNDESFVSDLNHLLNTYAGRPTPIYFAKNLSNMYGSKIYLKREDLLHTGAHKINNTLGQGLLAKKIGKKRVIAETGAGQHGVATATVAALLGLECTIYMGKTDAERQEINVRRMKLLGAEVKVVDEGSRTLKDAVSAALRDWIKNVETTHYVLGSALGPHPFPTIVAYFQSVIGMETRKFFENEINSYPDYIIACVGGGSNSIGIFKGFLDIESVNLIGVEAGGISNRLGEHAMSINHGRLGIFQGSLSFVVQRDDGQIAPVHSISAGLDYAGIGPEHAYLHSIGRVKYASVNDDEAMNGFYTLTKSEGILPALESSHAVGYFIKNYEDFKNKTVVILLSGRGDKDMGIVSEYEKNRGL is encoded by the coding sequence ATGAAAGGTTTTTTTGGTGAGTTTGGAGGTCAGTTTGTAGCTGAGACGTTGATACCTGCTCTGGATCAGCTGGAAGAGGCTTTTGAAAGTTTTAAAAATGATGAATCTTTTGTCTCTGATCTAAATCATCTGCTCAATACATATGCGGGTAGGCCCACACCTATTTATTTTGCCAAGAATCTGTCAAATATGTATGGATCAAAAATATATTTAAAAAGGGAAGATCTTTTGCATACGGGTGCCCATAAAATCAATAATACCCTTGGGCAGGGTTTATTGGCCAAAAAAATAGGTAAAAAAAGAGTTATCGCCGAAACTGGAGCTGGACAACATGGGGTTGCAACGGCAACGGTCGCCGCATTGCTTGGACTTGAATGTACCATATATATGGGGAAAACAGATGCGGAAAGGCAAGAGATAAATGTTAGACGTATGAAGCTGTTGGGTGCTGAAGTTAAAGTAGTAGATGAAGGTAGTAGGACATTGAAAGATGCCGTCAGTGCAGCTTTGAGGGATTGGATAAAAAATGTAGAAACTACACACTACGTTTTGGGATCTGCCCTTGGTCCCCATCCATTTCCCACGATAGTTGCCTATTTCCAATCTGTTATAGGAATGGAAACGAGGAAATTTTTTGAAAATGAGATAAACTCTTACCCTGACTACATAATTGCATGTGTAGGAGGTGGGAGCAATTCCATAGGTATCTTTAAAGGGTTTTTAGATATTGAGAGTGTTAATCTTATTGGGGTTGAAGCTGGGGGGATATCGAATAGATTAGGTGAACATGCAATGTCTATAAATCACGGTAGATTGGGGATTTTTCAGGGTAGTTTGAGCTTTGTTGTGCAGAGGGATGATGGCCAGATTGCACCTGTTCATTCCATCTCTGCTGGTCTTGATTATGCTGGTATAGGACCTGAGCATGCCTATCTACATTCTATAGGAAGGGTAAAATATGCATCTGTAAACGACGATGAGGCTATGAATGGTTTTTATACTCTTACTAAATCTGAAGGGATTTTACCTGCTCTGGAATCAAGCCACGCTGTGGGTTATTTTATAAAAAATTATGAAGACTTTAAAAATAAAACTGTTGTTATCCTTTTATCTGGAAGGGGGGACAAGGATATGGGGATAGTATCAGAATATGAAAAGAATAGGGGGCTTTGA
- a CDS encoding phosphoribosylanthranilate isomerase, translating to MFVKVCGITQKEYIDWAVELGFDAIGVVFYPKSKRFVDKDKGIELAEYSRGKISTVAVGIIYEEIKDVKDYFDYYQISEYMVDKKLIYSIEEKPDKEANLYIFDKSKGGGIFSEIPEWFYEIKHKTIIAGGLNAKNVVDLVKTYSPFGVDVSSGVEITPGVKSKELMRDFIKNLK from the coding sequence ATGTTTGTTAAGGTGTGTGGTATAACCCAGAAAGAATATATCGATTGGGCTGTTGAGCTCGGATTTGATGCAATAGGAGTTGTCTTTTATCCGAAGAGTAAAAGATTTGTTGATAAAGATAAAGGGATAGAGCTTGCGGAATACTCAAGAGGGAAAATATCCACTGTGGCTGTAGGAATCATTTATGAGGAAATTAAAGATGTGAAGGATTATTTTGATTATTATCAAATTTCTGAGTATATGGTTGATAAAAAGCTCATATATTCTATCGAGGAGAAGCCAGATAAAGAGGCAAATCTTTACATTTTTGATAAAAGTAAAGGTGGTGGGATATTTTCGGAAATACCTGAATGGTTTTATGAAATAAAACATAAGACAATTATCGCTGGTGGGTTAAATGCGAAAAATGTTGTAGATTTAGTAAAAACTTATTCACCTTTTGGGGTGGATGTATCAAGTGGAGTGGAGATTACACCTGGTGTTAAGAGTAAAGAGTTAATGAGAGATTTTATAAAAAATTTGAAGTAA
- a CDS encoding class I SAM-dependent methyltransferase has protein sequence MLTNNTAGGVGPLNFDYKLLDFGNGRKLEQFGSYILDRPSPASTTKPSNPEIWHTKTATFIPEVGWDIPENLYKEWTISILDAVVRLKLSVSGQVGIFPEQYQNWIFLRDLSDHCTKELNILNGFAYTGISTIFSVNGLNRITHVDGSSSAINWAKENYKMNFNSSGVRFINDDMITFMNKELKRGKKYSGFIFDPPEFGRGPNGEWSLKKDLEKLIELTNQLAYEPYFFIFSTHSQWLGKKELLSFMKKLKFFNKNYEIFDLDLVSEYNKKLNMGICFRWISH, from the coding sequence ATGTTGACTAATAATACTGCAGGGGGCGTAGGCCCCCTTAATTTTGACTATAAACTGTTGGATTTTGGTAATGGTAGAAAATTAGAGCAATTTGGCTCCTATATTCTGGATAGACCCTCCCCCGCCTCAACCACAAAACCGTCTAATCCAGAAATCTGGCACACCAAAACAGCAACTTTTATTCCTGAGGTTGGTTGGGATATTCCCGAAAATCTATACAAAGAATGGACAATATCTATCCTTGATGCTGTCGTTAGACTAAAGCTTTCGGTATCAGGACAGGTGGGTATCTTTCCGGAACAGTATCAAAATTGGATTTTTTTAAGAGATCTTTCGGATCATTGCACAAAAGAACTCAATATATTAAACGGCTTTGCGTATACAGGCATTTCTACAATATTCTCCGTTAACGGATTAAATAGAATAACCCATGTGGATGGTTCATCTTCAGCTATTAATTGGGCAAAAGAGAATTACAAGATGAACTTCAATAGCTCTGGCGTACGATTTATAAATGATGATATGATAACCTTTATGAACAAAGAGCTGAAAAGGGGTAAAAAGTACAGCGGATTTATATTCGATCCTCCAGAATTTGGAAGGGGACCCAATGGGGAATGGTCCCTCAAAAAAGACCTGGAAAAACTGATAGAATTAACGAACCAACTTGCCTATGAACCTTACTTTTTCATTTTTTCCACCCACTCCCAGTGGTTGGGGAAAAAAGAATTATTATCATTTATGAAAAAACTCAAATTTTTCAATAAAAATTATGAAATATTTGATCTTGACTTAGTTTCAGAATATAACAAAAAACTCAATATGGGTATCTGCTTTAGGTGGATATCCCATTAA